One genomic segment of Paenibacillus xylanexedens includes these proteins:
- a CDS encoding AAA family ATPase, protein MKPILLKVSGLQSYREMQEIDFTVLTETGLFGIFGPTGSGKSSLLDAITLAMYGKVERAVNGTQGIMNHAEDSLSVAFTFELMSAEGTRRFRVERRFKRNNEVSVSNTISKFIETVNGEEQVLADKLADVNRCVEDVIGLKMDDFTRAVVLPQGKFAEFLSLKGSERRQMLQRLFHLEKYGDQLAIKLSRRVKDNDMVHQSLAAEQQGLGNASKETLEETKRLLQNAVQQSELSRKALDEAVKEAEQLGKIRELSNERQARTDEQQKLKALEPQIEVGEQRLKQSVAADAILPALQTVRDAMATQKQRQDTAETAHQQALEHERLAVQEAEKAETARKQMTEEEPKLLLRLEQLEQAKELQRERDGLQADCSRLAQLLEQGQSEQTTLGQQLEKEKELQQRGRKRREELQESLKPNEVKSEERRQLQAALELKHRVDTAAEQLQQNKADMQAYKQSAEQGADKLKAAAEEEKRLSDQRQHLVEQASAGLEALLACEQDISREQSLLALAEEQLRGTMREQELHRLSSALRAELHDGEPCPVCGSPHHPLPAAPPGEGPHAGDADLELLRSLHAELQELRFGLRQQLHERRSLLTQLGAAAGEAPAAAEAAPAAAEPEPAGAPEHGRPPAGWASRAAALREAAQALAAAAAPLQAEAAALQQAAVGAQQRRMEAAAAQEAGRAGLTQAERKLAESEAVAAALQGRWAAELPGIAQEEAKALYQAMQERDARAEDIKERLNKSVTFLEDKDQIIQSLQQKLVELDKQLIQWQTEWQGNSKQLAEKEERLRQWVGEQRVEDLITAAQARLDGLRKTASDSAQRFKEADTLKQESAKKDVMAQQAAASATEHLQQAQERWKQLLEQSPFDSDDAVVSAAIPSQEAERLAGEIQQHRERERELASQLRELEQKLGGAVVSEEQWLACTERLQQVRIEDEAALRAKARAERDLEDVEQRHVRWTELENKRVEVSRQGELLSKLQTAFRGNAFVEYIAEEQLMQVSHAASQRLRFLTKQRYSLEVDSGGGFVICDDANGGVKRPVSTLSGGETFLTSLSLALALSAQIQLRGQYPLQFFFLDEGFGTLDPELLDTVITSLEKLHDDRLAVGVISHVPELRARLPRKLVVIPAGEAGNGSRVVLETL, encoded by the coding sequence ATGAAGCCGATTTTATTAAAAGTTTCCGGACTGCAAAGTTATCGGGAGATGCAGGAGATTGATTTTACCGTGCTGACAGAGACGGGACTATTCGGTATTTTTGGTCCAACGGGTAGTGGTAAATCTTCCTTGCTCGATGCCATCACACTCGCCATGTACGGAAAAGTGGAACGCGCGGTGAACGGGACGCAAGGCATTATGAATCATGCAGAGGATTCGTTGTCGGTTGCTTTTACATTTGAACTGATGTCGGCGGAAGGCACTCGAAGGTTCCGGGTAGAGCGACGTTTCAAACGAAATAATGAAGTGTCGGTGAGTAACACGATCAGCAAATTCATAGAGACGGTTAATGGCGAAGAACAGGTACTTGCCGACAAATTGGCAGATGTGAATCGCTGTGTTGAAGATGTGATCGGTTTGAAGATGGATGATTTTACACGGGCAGTGGTGCTTCCGCAAGGGAAGTTTGCCGAGTTTTTGTCACTCAAAGGCAGTGAACGTCGTCAGATGCTGCAACGATTGTTCCATCTGGAGAAGTATGGGGATCAGCTGGCCATCAAATTAAGTCGGCGGGTTAAGGATAATGATATGGTTCACCAATCTCTTGCTGCGGAGCAACAGGGACTTGGGAATGCCAGCAAGGAGACGCTGGAAGAAACGAAACGTCTTCTTCAAAACGCTGTTCAGCAGTCTGAATTGTCCCGCAAAGCGCTGGATGAAGCTGTGAAGGAAGCTGAACAACTGGGCAAAATTCGTGAGTTAAGTAACGAACGGCAGGCCCGGACGGATGAACAGCAGAAGCTGAAAGCACTGGAACCACAGATAGAGGTAGGCGAACAACGGCTGAAACAATCCGTTGCGGCAGATGCAATACTGCCTGCATTGCAGACGGTTCGAGATGCCATGGCTACACAGAAGCAGCGGCAGGATACTGCCGAGACAGCTCATCAGCAAGCACTGGAACATGAGCGTCTGGCTGTTCAGGAAGCGGAGAAGGCTGAGACGGCACGCAAGCAAATGACGGAGGAAGAACCGAAACTTCTGCTGCGCCTGGAGCAACTCGAACAAGCGAAAGAGCTGCAACGTGAACGGGACGGACTTCAAGCCGATTGCTCGCGCCTCGCGCAGTTGCTGGAACAGGGGCAGAGCGAACAAACTACGCTGGGACAGCAGCTTGAGAAAGAAAAGGAACTGCAACAGCGCGGACGGAAACGGCGAGAGGAACTACAGGAGAGCCTCAAGCCAAATGAAGTGAAGTCAGAGGAACGCAGGCAACTTCAAGCTGCGCTTGAACTGAAACATCGTGTGGATACTGCCGCGGAGCAGTTGCAGCAAAATAAGGCTGACATGCAAGCCTATAAGCAATCGGCAGAACAGGGAGCCGACAAGCTGAAGGCGGCGGCTGAGGAAGAAAAACGCCTGAGTGATCAGCGTCAGCATCTGGTAGAACAGGCGTCAGCAGGCCTTGAGGCCTTGCTTGCCTGTGAGCAGGATATTAGCCGCGAACAGAGCCTGCTGGCCCTTGCGGAGGAACAGCTGCGTGGCACGATGCGTGAGCAGGAGCTGCACCGGCTGTCCTCCGCTTTGCGCGCCGAGCTGCACGACGGCGAGCCATGCCCGGTGTGCGGCTCGCCGCATCACCCGCTCCCGGCTGCGCCGCCGGGAGAAGGTCCGCACGCAGGCGATGCGGACCTGGAACTGCTGCGCAGCCTGCACGCGGAGCTGCAGGAGCTGCGCTTTGGGCTGCGCCAGCAGCTGCACGAACGTCGCAGCCTGCTGACGCAGCTTGGCGCTGCGGCCGGCGAAGCTCCTGCCGCAGCCGAGGCCGCGCCTGCGGCAGCGGAGCCCGAGCCCGCCGGGGCACCCGAACACGGGCGCCCCCCGGCAGGCTGGGCATCGCGTGCCGCTGCGCTGCGCGAAGCCGCGCAGGCGCTGGCTGCCGCAGCAGCGCCGCTCCAGGCCGAAGCCGCCGCGTTGCAGCAGGCGGCTGTGGGCGCGCAGCAGCGCCGCATGGAAGCGGCAGCTGCGCAAGAGGCCGGCCGTGCCGGGCTCACCCAGGCGGAGCGCAAGCTGGCCGAGAGCGAGGCCGTAGCGGCTGCTTTGCAGGGCCGCTGGGCCGCGGAACTGCCCGGCATCGCTCAGGAGGAGGCCAAGGCCCTCTATCAGGCGATGCAGGAGCGCGATGCGCGCGCCGAAGACATCAAGGAACGTCTTAACAAAAGCGTGACGTTCCTTGAGGATAAAGACCAAATCATTCAATCTCTCCAGCAGAAGCTGGTTGAATTGGACAAACAACTGATTCAGTGGCAAACGGAGTGGCAGGGCAATAGCAAACAGCTGGCCGAGAAGGAAGAACGCTTGCGCCAGTGGGTTGGGGAGCAGCGGGTAGAAGATCTGATTACTGCGGCTCAGGCTCGTCTGGATGGATTGCGGAAAACAGCTTCGGACTCGGCACAACGCTTCAAAGAAGCGGACACGCTGAAGCAGGAATCAGCCAAGAAAGACGTTATGGCTCAGCAGGCAGCCGCCTCGGCCACAGAACATCTGCAACAAGCACAGGAACGGTGGAAGCAGTTGCTTGAACAATCTCCGTTTGACTCGGATGATGCTGTTGTATCCGCGGCAATTCCTTCCCAGGAAGCAGAACGACTGGCAGGAGAGATCCAGCAGCACCGTGAACGTGAGCGTGAACTGGCATCCCAGTTGCGTGAACTGGAACAAAAGCTGGGTGGTGCTGTCGTATCGGAGGAACAGTGGTTAGCTTGCACCGAACGTTTGCAGCAGGTCCGAATTGAGGATGAGGCTGCCCTTCGTGCCAAAGCACGTGCAGAACGTGATTTGGAGGATGTGGAGCAGCGACATGTTCGGTGGACCGAACTGGAGAACAAGCGGGTGGAAGTAAGCCGTCAAGGCGAACTGCTCAGCAAACTGCAAACAGCTTTCAGAGGCAATGCTTTTGTCGAGTATATTGCCGAAGAACAACTGATGCAGGTTAGTCATGCGGCATCTCAGCGTCTGCGTTTCCTGACCAAACAGCGTTATTCACTGGAGGTGGATTCCGGCGGTGGTTTTGTAATCTGTGATGATGCCAACGGGGGAGTAAAACGACCGGTATCAACGTTGTCAGGTGGCGAGACGTTTTTGACTTCGTTGTCACTGGCCTTGGCACTGTCGGCCCAGATTCAACTGCGAGGTCAGTACCCACTCCAATTCTTTTTCCTGGATGAAGGGTTTGGTACACTTGACCCTGAGCTGTTGGATACCGTCATTACTTCTTTGGAAAAATTGCATGACGACCGATTGGCTGTTGGTGTAATCAGTCACGTGCCTGAACTGCGTGCACGCTTGCCGCGCAAACTTGTGGTGATTCCGGCAGGTGAGGCCGGAAACGGCTCACGGGTGGTCTTGGAGACCCTGTAG
- a CDS encoding exonuclease SbcCD subunit D, which produces MRILHTGDWHLGKTLEGRSRLREQEDFVDELVRVADEQQADAILMAGDVYDSVNPPAAAEQLFYEAAARLTEHGRPLVVIAGNHDQPERVASVTPLVNRQGITLVGMPTSEAVTIHAKRTGETAQIAALPYPSEARLNELLTTDGDENVLRQAYSQRVGMLMQRLAASFRPDTVNLAMSHIYVLGGLESDSERPIQIGGAYTVDPSSLSIGAQYTALGHLHRAQAVKGDGVIRYSGSPLAYSFSEAGQSKSVTMVDLAPGGAAQVEEVLLTSGRPLVRWQARGGLAEVYRWLDEGRDPQAFIDMEVWLDEAMSLKEIQQLRKSHEGIIHIRPVYPEMAAAGLLEQRSELPVHELFRKFYQRQTGGAQPEDSLVQLFLELVDEDEPSVREEVEER; this is translated from the coding sequence ATGCGTATTTTGCATACAGGGGACTGGCATTTGGGAAAAACGCTGGAAGGACGAAGCCGACTGCGTGAACAGGAAGATTTTGTTGATGAACTCGTCAGGGTCGCTGATGAGCAGCAGGCAGATGCCATATTGATGGCCGGAGATGTGTATGATTCGGTGAATCCTCCCGCAGCGGCGGAACAACTTTTTTATGAAGCGGCAGCGCGTCTGACGGAGCATGGAAGACCTCTTGTGGTGATTGCAGGAAATCATGATCAGCCAGAACGTGTAGCTTCTGTGACTCCACTTGTGAACAGACAGGGCATTACACTCGTAGGGATGCCTACTTCTGAAGCGGTAACCATCCATGCAAAGCGAACCGGAGAGACTGCACAGATTGCTGCATTGCCTTATCCTTCTGAAGCGAGATTGAATGAATTGCTGACAACAGATGGGGACGAAAATGTGCTTCGTCAGGCATACAGTCAACGGGTGGGTATGTTAATGCAGCGTCTGGCTGCTTCTTTTCGCCCGGATACCGTGAACTTGGCCATGAGTCATATCTATGTGCTCGGCGGACTTGAGAGTGATTCGGAACGTCCGATTCAGATCGGTGGGGCCTACACGGTAGACCCTTCGTCTTTATCAATTGGTGCGCAATACACGGCGCTTGGACATCTTCATCGTGCACAGGCTGTCAAAGGAGACGGTGTGATTCGATATAGCGGTTCTCCCCTGGCCTACAGCTTCTCCGAAGCAGGGCAGAGCAAGTCTGTCACGATGGTTGATCTGGCACCGGGTGGAGCAGCACAGGTAGAGGAAGTTTTGTTAACATCCGGGCGTCCGCTTGTGCGTTGGCAGGCGCGTGGTGGTCTGGCAGAAGTATATCGCTGGCTGGATGAGGGACGTGATCCGCAGGCTTTTATCGACATGGAAGTGTGGCTGGACGAGGCAATGTCCCTGAAGGAGATTCAGCAGCTGCGAAAATCACATGAAGGTATCATTCATATTCGCCCGGTGTATCCCGAGATGGCTGCAGCAGGACTTTTGGAGCAACGATCCGAGCTACCTGTACATGAACTGTTCCGTAAATTCTATCAGCGTCAGACGGGTGGTGCACAACCGGAAGACAGTCTGGTACAGCTTTTCCTGGAACTTGTGGATGAAGATGAGCCGAGTGTGCGTGAGGAGGTCGAGGAAAGATGA
- the addA gene encoding helicase-exonuclease AddAB subunit AddA, with product MTNMPKPEGSFWSDDQWSAISESGEDILVAAAAGSGKTAVLVERIIRKIADPSQGYSVDRLLVATFTKAAAAEMKQRIREALERALEEQPGEEHLRKQLSLLGRASITTLHSFCMEVIRRYYQQIPLNPAFRILNENEAEIMRQELLEELFEEKYGEEDEGSTFRELVDWFSGERNDDAMHRLVQRLYDFSRSHSWPDHWLSEMASAFQVESVEALGHSAWVQSILRDAALALSGAAGLLRQGIHISMQPEGPAPYADTLKEDLVMVEELLSAVEIMPWERLPEVFQPAVFGKLKPCKKDQTDPALQDQVKELREAAKKAVTDLKGSLFGRSAFAFWQELEQAAPLMQELSKLVSTFGERYRQAKQERGQVDFSDLEHYCLHILRHEDSTPELSMPSDAAMEYRSRFDEVLLDEYQDTNTVQEDIVKLISRENPGNRFMVGDVKQSIYRFRLAEPGLFMNKYRQYGASTREDGMVGNHLSRTGQRIDLARNFRSRAEVVHSVNMIFRQLMNEGVAEIAYDERAQLAYGATFPSETLGDQAYIPELMLIDRQGGGPDLTESTDENGDASVSAELESAELETAQLEARAIARRIREMVGDTDKPALHVYDKALQTMRPARYGDMVILLRSTLMWAPLMIEEFRQQGIPAGGEQSKGYFQATEVEIMMSLLQLVDNPRQDIPLASVLRSPIVGLDEEELAQIRLGDKRQSFYDAVISAAGDWSDVQQSRQDNHPDSNMVQLQWPEAWAEMEQRERETAASVEAEILDDVYESDVHKVHTDGMQDAGVAGHASEDLGITEISGSELQQKLIRFMRQLEQWRLEARQGSLSELIWRMYRETGYLDWVGGLPGGLQRQSNLKALYDRARQYEETTANRGLFRFLTYVSRLRENGGDLGTVASSSGEQDNAVRIMTIHRSKGLEFPIVFVGGISKMFNQQDLNAPFLMHKELGFGPRFVDRENRVAYPTLANLAIRRRAQFELLAEEMRVLYVALTRPKEKMVLLGTVKDAAKKALAWSQVKDSPELALPDYLLAAGRSYLDWIGPSLMRHPDAAVLRELAGSNGSFSACLADDQSRWAISIISAEQVSRDHVVDQTLGEEDVMTEVRKERIAALKAVQPVKLVPSSTVEELTKSAQVTANPNIGDEGAATVALQQEETRLINEVDQRLSWTYPYEAATQVAASTSVTELKTLLAMQDIQSVEVMEELGEKSERLLDHNTSGINNIKDETSHAHRGASSESIKHEAGLGSDSNRPVNVWDAGSAGTSFKLHLRRPKFMGEKQLTGTERGTVYHTLMQHLPVDGSAIDSQLIEQTTQRLVELQILLPHHVEAIELEELVEFFDTEPGKELLRAAWVKREIPFVYGLPAHQSPVEWLHAQSTNSEIQTVDEENKMQATIENETVLVRGIIDCLYEVDGELVLLDYKTDRVLDHRGGLEKLTENYGFQLDLYGRAIEDILGRKVDRKWLYFFDGGHAVEL from the coding sequence ATGACGAATATGCCAAAACCGGAGGGTAGCTTCTGGAGTGATGACCAGTGGAGTGCCATCTCGGAAAGCGGAGAAGACATCCTTGTTGCCGCAGCGGCGGGATCAGGCAAGACAGCCGTACTGGTTGAACGAATTATTCGCAAGATCGCAGATCCCTCCCAAGGATACAGTGTGGATCGTTTGCTTGTAGCTACATTTACCAAAGCCGCCGCCGCCGAGATGAAACAACGGATTCGGGAAGCGCTGGAACGTGCGCTTGAAGAACAGCCTGGAGAAGAGCATCTGCGTAAGCAGCTCTCGCTGCTTGGACGTGCATCTATTACAACGCTGCATTCATTCTGTATGGAAGTCATTCGCCGTTACTATCAGCAAATTCCGTTGAACCCGGCTTTCCGTATCCTGAATGAAAATGAAGCGGAAATCATGCGCCAGGAACTGCTTGAAGAACTATTTGAGGAAAAGTATGGCGAAGAAGATGAAGGGAGTACATTCCGCGAATTGGTGGACTGGTTCAGTGGAGAACGAAATGATGATGCCATGCATCGACTGGTGCAACGATTATATGATTTCTCCCGCAGTCATTCCTGGCCGGATCATTGGCTCTCCGAGATGGCATCCGCTTTTCAGGTGGAAAGTGTAGAGGCGCTTGGACATTCAGCATGGGTTCAGAGTATTTTGCGTGATGCGGCTCTTGCTTTAAGTGGTGCAGCAGGACTGCTTCGTCAAGGCATCCATATTTCCATGCAGCCTGAAGGTCCGGCACCTTATGCAGATACGTTAAAAGAAGACCTGGTGATGGTAGAAGAACTGTTGTCTGCGGTTGAGATTATGCCATGGGAGAGGTTGCCTGAAGTGTTTCAACCCGCTGTATTTGGCAAACTGAAACCCTGCAAAAAAGATCAGACGGACCCGGCTTTACAGGATCAGGTGAAGGAACTCCGTGAGGCCGCGAAAAAGGCAGTTACCGACCTGAAAGGTTCATTGTTCGGAAGAAGTGCGTTTGCGTTCTGGCAGGAGTTGGAGCAAGCGGCACCACTCATGCAGGAGTTGTCGAAGTTGGTTAGTACATTTGGAGAACGTTATCGACAGGCCAAACAGGAACGTGGGCAAGTTGACTTCAGTGATCTGGAGCATTACTGTCTTCACATTTTACGACATGAGGATTCAACGCCTGAATTGTCGATGCCTTCCGATGCGGCTATGGAGTACCGTTCGCGATTCGATGAAGTGTTGCTTGATGAATATCAGGACACCAATACGGTTCAAGAAGATATCGTGAAACTGATCTCCAGAGAAAACCCGGGTAACCGATTCATGGTCGGTGATGTAAAACAGAGTATCTATCGTTTCCGGTTGGCCGAGCCGGGTCTATTTATGAACAAGTATCGCCAATATGGAGCGAGCACACGTGAGGACGGAATGGTGGGAAATCATCTGAGTCGTACAGGTCAACGTATTGATCTTGCGCGGAATTTCCGCAGTCGTGCGGAAGTCGTGCATTCGGTCAATATGATATTCCGGCAACTCATGAACGAAGGTGTAGCAGAGATTGCTTACGATGAACGAGCTCAGCTGGCATATGGAGCTACGTTCCCGTCAGAGACGCTTGGAGATCAGGCGTATATACCTGAACTCATGTTGATTGATCGTCAGGGTGGTGGGCCTGATCTGACAGAGAGTACGGATGAGAATGGGGATGCATCGGTCTCCGCAGAACTGGAGAGTGCCGAACTTGAAACAGCCCAGTTGGAAGCGAGGGCGATCGCAAGGCGCATTCGTGAGATGGTTGGGGATACGGACAAACCTGCCCTCCATGTATATGACAAAGCCCTGCAAACGATGCGCCCGGCACGTTACGGTGACATGGTCATCTTGCTGCGTTCAACCTTGATGTGGGCCCCGCTCATGATTGAGGAATTCAGACAGCAGGGAATTCCTGCTGGAGGAGAACAGAGCAAGGGCTATTTTCAGGCTACAGAAGTGGAAATCATGATGTCTCTGCTTCAGCTTGTTGATAATCCAAGACAGGATATTCCGCTCGCTTCCGTGCTTCGTTCCCCGATTGTTGGACTGGATGAAGAGGAACTGGCACAGATTCGGCTTGGTGACAAAAGACAGTCATTCTATGATGCGGTTATATCGGCTGCGGGAGATTGGAGCGATGTACAACAATCCAGGCAGGATAATCATCCTGATTCCAATATGGTCCAGTTGCAGTGGCCGGAAGCCTGGGCAGAGATGGAACAGAGGGAGCGGGAGACAGCAGCTTCAGTCGAGGCAGAGATCCTGGATGATGTCTATGAATCCGATGTGCATAAAGTGCATACAGATGGAATGCAAGATGCTGGTGTTGCGGGACATGCAAGTGAGGATTTGGGCATAACAGAGATCTCAGGCTCGGAATTACAGCAAAAGTTAATTCGTTTTATGCGTCAATTGGAGCAGTGGAGACTTGAGGCAAGGCAAGGCAGTCTAAGTGAACTGATCTGGCGTATGTATCGGGAAACCGGTTATTTGGACTGGGTTGGTGGTCTTCCAGGAGGACTGCAACGTCAAAGTAATCTTAAGGCACTGTACGATCGCGCACGACAATATGAGGAAACAACTGCGAATCGCGGCTTGTTCCGTTTCCTGACCTATGTTTCCAGACTGCGGGAAAACGGGGGAGACCTCGGGACTGTAGCAAGTAGTTCTGGCGAGCAGGACAACGCCGTACGTATCATGACGATTCACAGGAGTAAAGGTTTGGAGTTTCCAATTGTTTTTGTCGGTGGCATATCCAAGATGTTTAATCAACAGGACTTGAACGCACCGTTTCTAATGCATAAGGAACTGGGATTTGGCCCGAGGTTTGTGGATCGTGAGAACCGGGTTGCCTATCCTACATTAGCCAATCTGGCGATTCGTCGTCGTGCGCAATTTGAACTGCTTGCTGAAGAGATGCGTGTGCTGTATGTTGCGTTGACCCGTCCCAAAGAGAAAATGGTTTTGCTAGGTACTGTAAAAGATGCCGCGAAAAAAGCGCTGGCGTGGTCTCAGGTCAAAGATAGCCCTGAATTGGCATTGCCAGACTATTTGCTGGCTGCTGGACGGAGTTACCTGGACTGGATTGGACCATCCCTGATGAGACATCCAGATGCGGCTGTGCTGCGTGAACTTGCTGGAAGCAATGGTTCGTTCTCAGCCTGTCTTGCAGATGATCAATCACGCTGGGCGATTTCTATTATTTCCGCCGAACAGGTATCCCGTGATCATGTAGTGGATCAGACACTCGGAGAAGAAGACGTGATGACTGAGGTACGGAAAGAACGAATTGCTGCACTAAAAGCCGTTCAGCCTGTGAAGTTGGTTCCATCCTCAACAGTAGAAGAGCTGACGAAGAGTGCACAAGTCACGGCTAACCCAAACATTGGAGATGAAGGTGCAGCTACAGTAGCTCTTCAACAAGAGGAGACACGGCTGATCAACGAGGTTGATCAACGCCTTTCATGGACGTATCCCTATGAAGCAGCAACTCAAGTAGCAGCCAGTACATCTGTTACGGAGTTGAAAACGTTACTTGCGATGCAGGACATCCAGTCCGTAGAGGTGATGGAGGAACTGGGGGAGAAGTCCGAGAGATTATTGGATCATAACACCTCAGGAATCAATAACATCAAGGATGAAACAAGTCATGCTCATCGTGGTGCATCCAGTGAATCTATCAAGCATGAGGCTGGGTTAGGGTCAGATTCAAACCGTCCGGTGAACGTTTGGGATGCGGGATCTGCGGGTACGTCTTTCAAACTGCACCTGCGTCGTCCCAAATTTATGGGAGAGAAGCAATTGACAGGGACAGAGCGGGGGACCGTGTATCATACGTTGATGCAACATCTTCCTGTAGATGGATCGGCCATTGATTCACAGCTTATTGAGCAGACCACTCAGCGATTGGTAGAGCTTCAGATTTTGCTGCCCCACCACGTGGAGGCTATCGAACTCGAAGAACTGGTCGAATTTTTCGATACAGAACCAGGGAAAGAGCTGTTGCGTGCAGCGTGGGTAAAACGGGAGATTCCGTTTGTGTACGGACTTCCGGCACATCAGTCCCCTGTGGAATGGCTACATGCGCAGTCTACGAACTCAGAAATCCAGACTGTAGATGAAGAAAATAAAATGCAGGCCACGATTGAAAATGAAACGGTTTTGGTTCGGGGAATTATTGACTGTCTGTATGAGGTGGACGGTGAGCTTGTGTTGCTCGATTACAAGACAGATCGGGTGTTGGACCATCGCGGTGGATTGGAAAAACTTACGGAAAACTATGGCTTCCAGCTGGATCTGTATGGACGGGCCATTGAAGATATATTGGGTCGGAAAGTTGACCGGAAATGGCTGTACTTTTTTGATGGTGGACATGCAGTGGAATTGTAA